The following proteins are encoded in a genomic region of Desulfosporosinus youngiae DSM 17734:
- a CDS encoding FRG domain-containing protein, whose protein sequence is MRYSKKELEGLPIPKEIVVKDLAEYINLFSNNEFENYIFRGEPTNYHETISSALRNKEYPFIPMKNEFRREIFHRLTPDERSNFLAFAQHHGIPTNLIDFTRSPLVALFFACQPFHNPDERLEQERGFVYLLKDELIDITDLLSRNEDKNFLDLFIRNENNIILDSYRAIADFYKQHPEKFYYYFKQLADDWQYYFIDMQPRIPKKSKFPLYNNGQYASELPYEYVKDGKELIAEIKRQYGSIDLVALEYTLKLQSFLKRILDVEAPVWWLNCIPNFLYTPILSFERGRNQQGLFVYQAYLSFDERTYNTHILSHQRVWPDVIIVIENKGKVLHELDFMGINEKFIYGDYDSIARYIKKKYD, encoded by the coding sequence ATGAGATACTCAAAAAAAGAGTTGGAAGGTCTGCCGATTCCAAAAGAGATAGTTGTAAAGGATTTAGCTGAGTATATAAACTTGTTTTCAAATAATGAATTTGAAAACTACATATTTCGTGGAGAGCCAACAAATTACCATGAGACAATATCTTCTGCACTTAGAAATAAGGAGTATCCTTTTATTCCAATGAAAAATGAATTTAGACGAGAGATTTTCCATAGACTTACCCCTGATGAACGCAGTAACTTTTTGGCTTTTGCTCAACATCATGGAATACCAACTAACCTTATTGATTTTACGAGATCGCCTTTGGTTGCATTGTTTTTTGCGTGTCAACCATTTCATAATCCAGATGAACGCCTTGAACAGGAAAGAGGGTTTGTATATCTTCTTAAAGATGAACTGATTGATATTACAGATTTGCTTTCGCGCAATGAAGATAAGAATTTCCTTGATCTTTTTATACGAAATGAAAATAATATTATTTTGGATTCATATCGGGCAATTGCTGATTTCTACAAACAGCATCCTGAAAAATTCTACTATTATTTCAAGCAGTTAGCTGACGATTGGCAGTATTACTTTATTGATATGCAACCCCGTATTCCTAAAAAGTCTAAATTTCCATTGTACAATAATGGGCAATATGCAAGTGAGTTGCCCTATGAATATGTAAAAGACGGTAAAGAATTGATTGCCGAAATTAAGCGGCAATATGGGTCAATAGACTTGGTTGCGCTTGAATACACACTAAAACTGCAGTCATTCTTAAAGCGAATCTTGGATGTTGAAGCACCAGTATGGTGGCTTAACTGTATCCCCAACTTTCTATACACACCAATATTATCGTTTGAAAGAGGGCGGAATCAGCAAGGTTTATTTGTCTATCAGGCATATCTCTCTTTTGATGAAAGAACATATAATACGCATATCCTTTCCCATCAAAGGGTATGGCCTGATGTTATAATCGTTATTGAGAATAAAGGAAAAGTACTGCATGAGTTGGATTTCATGGGTATTAATGAAAAATTCATATATGGCGATTATGATAGTATTGCAAGGTATATAAAGAAAAAGTATGACTGA
- a CDS encoding ATP-dependent nuclease, with protein sequence MELVMHINNVKSIRDFTFKFPLEKGLYAITGENASGKSTLVACASTVFFMMPMYDYFGRPDGDAYIEFTLGTSVRGWHYHNKQWLQKTSTQKMALNGFYEGSIIFGNRFKDTSFSVIRILDRLSSSDMGCADEFIRTNLGVILHDDPNHYEKLLVIKKEVAREKGLFGEPYFYELPQNRYISQARMSTGENLLISILHSLNIVRKKRITHNEGRPCIVFLDEIELALHASSLRRLVHFLQRISDDLDLSIFFSTHSLELIRGIKPQNIYYLTKQIDGSISITNPCYPAFATRNLYSDDGYGNDVVIFVEDEVAKCIVERILLEKDILHNIRVKVLPTGGWTNTITMAHDVISSRLLLKDTKLVLILDKDIKDEVPKFMANHKQYKYLSPDYLPISSLEKYLKAKLVNKVDSQLYKQLDNYLFQGRPLSSALRKYQVETNIHDDLDGKTLYGYLINELRSIRKDREDLAEIVVIYLMETDKNLVDTLANYLRKKIEDGLS encoded by the coding sequence ATGGAATTAGTTATGCATATTAATAATGTAAAATCTATAAGGGATTTTACTTTTAAGTTCCCTCTGGAAAAAGGATTGTATGCTATAACGGGGGAAAATGCATCAGGAAAGAGTACTCTTGTGGCATGTGCCTCTACTGTATTTTTTATGATGCCTATGTATGATTATTTTGGAAGACCCGATGGTGATGCTTATATTGAATTTACGTTGGGCACCTCCGTACGGGGCTGGCATTATCACAACAAGCAGTGGTTGCAGAAAACTTCTACGCAGAAAATGGCATTAAACGGATTCTATGAAGGTAGTATTATTTTTGGAAACCGTTTTAAAGATACTTCTTTTTCTGTTATACGTATTCTTGATAGATTATCATCTAGTGACATGGGTTGTGCAGATGAGTTTATTAGAACCAACTTGGGTGTTATTCTTCATGATGACCCCAATCATTATGAAAAACTACTTGTGATTAAAAAGGAAGTAGCAAGGGAAAAAGGGCTTTTTGGCGAACCGTACTTTTATGAATTGCCACAGAACAGATATATTAGTCAAGCAAGGATGTCTACCGGAGAGAATCTGCTTATCAGCATTTTGCACTCTCTTAACATTGTTCGAAAGAAACGGATTACACATAATGAAGGAAGACCATGTATTGTATTTTTAGACGAAATAGAACTTGCGCTTCACGCTTCCTCACTTCGACGCTTAGTACACTTTTTGCAAAGAATCTCAGATGATTTAGATTTATCCATCTTTTTCTCAACACATTCATTAGAACTAATTAGAGGGATTAAACCTCAAAATATTTACTATTTAACCAAGCAAATTGATGGTTCAATTTCAATAACAAACCCCTGTTACCCTGCCTTTGCAACACGCAACTTATATAGTGATGACGGCTATGGAAATGATGTTGTTATTTTTGTTGAAGATGAAGTTGCGAAATGTATTGTTGAAAGAATATTGTTAGAGAAAGATATTCTTCACAATATACGTGTCAAGGTTTTACCGACAGGTGGTTGGACAAACACAATTACGATGGCACATGATGTTATCTCGTCTCGCCTACTTTTAAAAGATACCAAACTAGTTCTTATACTGGACAAAGATATAAAAGACGAAGTGCCTAAATTTATGGCTAACCATAAACAGTATAAATATCTCAGTCCTGATTATCTGCCAATAAGCAGTCTAGAAAAATATTTAAAAGCAAAGTTAGTTAATAAGGTGGATAGTCAATTATATAAACAGTTAGATAATTATCTCTTTCAAGGGAGACCGCTATCGTCTGCTTTACGTAAGTATCAAGTAGAAACAAATATTCACGATGATTTAGACGGAAAAACTTTATATGGTTATTTAATCAATGAACTTAGAAGCATACGAAAGGATAGAGAAGATTTGGCAGAAATAGTTGTTATATATCTTATGGAAACGGACAAAAACTTGGTTGATACACTTGCAAATTATTTAAGAAAGAAAATAGAGGATGGTTTGTCGTAA
- the istB gene encoding IS21-like element helper ATPase IstB yields MVNETTIGKLNEMRLTSMAESFRQQIQDPTFNELCFEERFGLMVDTEWARRKDNKLTRLIRKADLYFNQACIEDIEYHADRKLDKTQINRLSTCTYIQEKHNIIFLGASGAGKTYLSCAFGIAACRNFYTVKYIRLPDLLNELAVARGEGVYKKVMKQYKHVSLLILDEWLLVPLTNSEARDVLEIVEARHKKGSTIFSSQFSPAGWHGKIGEGTLADAILDRIVHDSYTILIDGEDSMRKRKGIQE; encoded by the coding sequence ATGGTTAACGAAACAACGATCGGCAAACTCAACGAAATGCGGCTCACCTCTATGGCGGAATCATTTCGGCAACAAATACAAGACCCAACCTTTAATGAATTATGCTTTGAGGAACGATTTGGACTCATGGTTGATACGGAATGGGCCAGGCGTAAGGACAACAAACTTACAAGGCTGATCCGTAAAGCAGACCTTTACTTTAATCAAGCGTGTATTGAAGACATTGAGTATCATGCAGATAGAAAACTGGACAAAACCCAAATTAATCGGTTATCTACATGTACTTACATCCAAGAGAAACACAACATCATCTTCCTTGGGGCATCCGGAGCAGGAAAAACATACCTTAGCTGTGCATTTGGCATTGCAGCCTGCCGTAACTTCTATACTGTGAAGTACATTCGCTTACCTGATTTGCTGAATGAATTAGCCGTGGCAAGAGGAGAGGGCGTCTACAAGAAAGTTATGAAACAATACAAGCACGTCAGTCTGCTCATTTTGGATGAATGGTTGCTTGTCCCGTTGACCAATAGTGAAGCCCGTGATGTCTTAGAAATTGTTGAAGCAAGACACAAAAAAGGTTCAACCATTTTCAGTTCTCAATTTTCCCCCGCAGGTTGGCATGGCAAGATTGGAGAAGGTACTTTAGCCGATGCGATTCTAGATAGAATTGTCCATGATTCTTACACGATCTTGATTGATGGTGAAGATTCCATGCGCAAACGCAAAGGAATACAAGAATAA